The Tautonia plasticadhaerens nucleotide sequence CGGGCCGCCCGCAACCCCGACGGCCCGGCCCGGGTCGGCCCCCCGGTCGAGCCCGTCCCGGCCGACGACGAGATCCCGCACCTCCTGCACGCCTGCCCCGGCGCCCCGGGGAGGGTCCGCGTCCGGTACGGCACCGATGCCGATCTGGACGACGCGAGGTCCACCCCCTGGGTCGAGGTCGACGCCTCGACCGACTTCTCCCACCAGTTCGCCCTCGACGGCCTGGAGCCGGACACCGCCTATCACTTCGCCGCCGAGACCGCCGGGCCCGGCGGCGTCCCCGAGCATGCCCCCCTGCCCGGCCGGTTCCGCACCGCCCCCCCGCCGGACGAGCCGAGCCGGGTCGTCTTCGCCATGAACACCTGCCAGATGTACGCCGACGTCGGCCATCCCGACGGCTTCGCCATGTTCGAGGCGCTCGACCGCCTCTCCCCCGACTTCCTCGTCACTGCCGGTGACGTCGTCCATTACGATAACGAGGACCCCCGCGCCCGGACCGTCGAGCTCGCCCGGTACCACTGGCAGCGCATGTACGGCTTCCCCCGGCACTTCGATCGGCTGGCGAGGCTCCCCGTCTACTTCACCAAGGACGACCACGACACCCTCCGCAACGATTGCTGGCCCTCCATGGACCCCGGCTTCATGGCCCCCCTGACCTTCGAGGACGGCCTCCGAATCTTCCGCGAGCAGGTGCCGATGGGCGACGGCCCCACCTACCGAACCTTCCGGTGGGGCGAAGACTTGCAGATCTGGCTCGTCGAGGGCCGCGACTTCCGGTCGCCGAACACCATGCCCGACGGCCCCGACAAGACCATCTGGGGGGACGAGCAGGAGGACTGGCTCGAGCGGACGATGCTCGAGAGCGACGCGACCTGGAAGCTGTTGATCAGCCCCACCACGATCGTCGGCCCCGACCGCGAGAACAAGAATGACAACCACGCCAACGACGGCTTCGCCTACGAGGGGGGAGAGATTCGGGCCTGGCTGGCCGCCCGGTTCCCGGGCAACGCCTTCGTCCTCTGCGGCGACCGGCACTGGCAATACCACGCGGTCGACCCCGACACCGGCGTCCGGGAATTCTCCGTCGGCGCCGCCAGCGACGAACACGCCGGGGCACCCCCGGCTTCGACCCGGAGTACCACCGCTTCCATCGCCTCGCCGGCGGCTTCCTCTCCGTCACGGTCGACCGCCCGGACGGGACGCCGACGATCACCTTCCGACTGCACGACGTCGACGGCGGCGTCCAGCATGACTATGTCCAGGCCCGAGTCGATTGAGCCCACGAGTCGAATCAAGGAGTCTCCGCGAATGCACTCCACCGATGCCGATCCCAGGAGGAGGATCCTCCCCCCTGCCTGGGCCCGATCCTCCTCAGCGCTGCTGGTGCCGCTGGCGGCGATCGCGATCGGGGCCGGGCCGGGGCCCGACCCCAAGCCCGATCGGCCGGCCGTCGTCCGGGTCGTCGCCGACTCGCAGGCGAAGCAGCCACAGGTCGCCGTCGGGCCCGACGGCGGGGTGTTCGTCGCCTTCGGCGTGGGAGACGAGATCCGCTGCGTCTCCTCCGACGACGGCGGACGCAGCTTCGGCGAGCCCGTTGCGGTCGGGTCGCCGGGCAAGCTGGCGCTGGGCATGAGGCGGGGGCCGAGGATCGTGGCGACGGCCGACGCCGTGGTGATCGCGGCCATCGGCGGGGTCGGTGGCGGGCCGTACGGGCAGCTCAAGGACGGCGACCTCCAGGCCTGGCGTTCCACCGACGCCGGCACCTCCTGGTCCGGCCCGACCCGGATCAACGACGTCGAGGGTTCGGCCCGGGAGGGCCTGCATGCCCTGGCCGCCGGGCCCGACGGCCGGCTGTTCTGCGCCTGGGTCGACCTGAGGGAGGACCGGGCCGAGGTCCGGGGTGCCTTCTCCGAGGACGGCGGCGCCTCCTGGGGACCCGACGTGCTGGTCCACCGCTCCCCCGACGGCGGGCCGATCTGCCCGTGCTGCCACCCCTCGGCCGCCTTCGGCCCCGACGGGACGCTCCACGTCATGTGGCGGGACGCCGTCGGCGGCGCCCGGGACATGTACCTGGCCCAATCGACCGACGGCGGCAGGAGCTTCGAGCCGGCCGCCAAGCTCGGCGTCGGGACCTGGCCGATCGAGGCCTGCCCGATGGACGGCGGCGCGATCGCCCCCGGCCCCGACGGCCGGGTCCTGACCGCCTGGATGCGGGACGGGCGCCTCTTCGCCGCCGAGCCGGGAGAGCCCGAACGCCCCCTCGGCCCCGGCGTGCAGGGCTGGGCCTGCTGGGGCCCCGAGGGCCCGTACCTCACCTGGCTCGACCGCCGTCCCGGCCGCCTGCTCGCCCGGCTCCCGGGCGCAGAGGAACCGATCGAGCTGTTCCGCTCGGCCAACGACCCGAGCGTGTCCAGCCCGATCGGCGCCGAGGGGCCGGTCGTCGCGGCCTGGGAAGCCGGCCCCGGCGGCTCGGGCATCTTCGCCGCTCGGCTGGATCCGCCCGGCGAGGAGGACTGAGGCCGCGCTGCGTGGACGTCTTGCCTTCGGGTCGCCGGGGTCTCGTCCGCGAGATGCCAGCCTCCCAAGGGAGATTGATCCGGGCAATCCCGCATGATTCCACCCCGGGACCCGCCCGGCCTCGGATCGAGGTGGCGGTCCCCTGGGGCTGGCCGCGTCTCGCCGGCCCGATTCCCAGGGGATGCCTGGCCTCGGGTGGCGGTCTCCCGGGGATCTTGACCGTCGCCGATCGGGATGCTCTCCTGAAGGGGCTGCGTCGCGGTGAGGATCGGTCGCGAGTCCGAGGTCGACGGCCCGCTCCGGCTCGCCGAGCGCGGAGGCGGCGGAGCCCGCCGGGACGCCGGCGGGGCCGACCCGAGCGGGACATCGCCGGGCGGCTGAATCCGAAGGGGGGCCCGGCGTCCCCTCGTCGGGGGGCGTCGATCGGGCGATGGGCGATCCCGCCCGACGGCGTCCCGTCCGATCACCCCATGTCTTTCTTCGACGGCCGGTCGGCGATCGGCCGGGAGCGTCAGGCGGGTCGCACCCCGGGCGGGGACGCGGGCCTCGGCCCGGGATACGATGGTAGGCCGCATGACCCCCGGCCGGTCGACGCCGGCGAGGTCCCCGGCCCGATTGTCCGCCGGGGGGACCTTGCCCGGCTCCCCGAGGACGACCGAGAGGTGCTGGTCATGCGCCACCTGGAGCTGCTGAGGTTCGGGAAGCTCGCCGTCGTGCCGGGCGTCACCAGGCCCGATGAGCAGGCCCGCCCCCCCCGGGCCGTCGATCGGGCCCGCGGGGCCTCGGCTCGGGCCGGCGCCGGGGGGCCGTCGCGATGACCCCGCACGACCCCTCGACCCAGGTCGACGACCGGGCCCTGGCCGGTCGCGTCGCCGAGCTGGCCGGCCGCATCGAGGCGGGAGAGCCGGTCGACCTGGACGCCCTGCGACGGGACGAACCCGAGGTCGCCGACCGGGTGCTCGGGCTGCTGCCCGTGCTGGGCCTGCTGGCCCGGCTCGGCCTCCCCTCCGGGCCCGGCGGCCCGACCCCGATCGGCGCCCTGCCTCCGGACGAGTTCGGCGAGGGGATCGGCCGGCTCGGCGAGTTCGTCCTCCTCCGCCAGATCGCCCGGGGGGGGATGGGGGTGGTCTTCGAGGCCCGCCAGCTGGGCATCGGCCGCCGGGTGGCCCTCAAGATCCTGCCGGCGGTGTCCGCCCTGGATCCCCTGCAGCGTCGTCGGTTCCAGGTCGAGGCCCGGGCGGCCGGCGCCCTGAACCACGACCACATCGTGCCGGTCTACTTCGTCGGCTCCGAGGAGGGCGTGCATTATTATGCGATGCAGCTGGTCGACGGCCGGAGCTTGGCCCAGGTCCTCGCCGACCTCCGCCGGGGCGGGGACGCGGGCGAGGAGCCCGCACCGACCCGGGCCGACGGCGACATCGACCTCGCCCTCGAGGGCGCCCTCGACCTCGAGCTCGACCTCGACGGGCTGGGCCCTCCCGACATCGGGCCCGACCCGACGTCCCTCGGCCCCTCGCACGCCGCCTTCGTGGCCCGTCTCGGCCTCCAGGCGGCCGAGGCCCTGGCGCACGCCCACGAGCAGGGGGTGATCCACCGGGACGTCAAGCCGGGCAACCTGCTGCTCGACCACGACGGCCGGCTCTGGATCGCCGACTTCGGCCTGGCCCGACTCCAAGGGGACGCCGGCCTGACGGCCTCCGGCGTCCTCGTCGGCACCTTCCGCTACATGAGCCCCGAGCAGGCGGCCTCCACCCGGGGTGTGCCGGTCGACCACCGGACCGACATCTACAGCCTCGGCGCCACCCTGTACGAGCTGCTCACCCTCCGGCCCGCCTTCGACGACGCCGACCGGCGCGTCGTCCTCCGCCGGATCATCGAGGACCGGCCGACGCCGATCCGGCAGCTCAACCCGACCGTGCCGGCCGACCTGGAGACCGTCGTCGCGAAGGCGATGGCCAAGGATCCGGACGACCGCTATGCCACGGCCGCCGAGCTGGCCGACGACCTGTCGCGGTTCCTCGACGGCCGGAACGTCCTGGCCCGTCGCCCCTCCCCGCTGGACCGGGCGGCACGCTGGGCCTACCGCCGTCGCCTCGCGGTGGCCTCGGCCCTGCTGATGCTGGGCCTGGTGACGGCCGCCCTGGGCGTGGCCGTCGTCCTGATCGCCCGGGCCCAGGCCCGCACCGCCGACGCCCTGGCCGATGCCAAGGCCAGCCGAGACGCCGCGATCGCCGAGCGGAACCGGGCCGACGACGCGGCCGGGCACGCCCGGTCGAGCGAGCGGTTCGCCCGGGAGCTGCTCTACGTCTCCAACCTGAAGCTCGCCGCCGAGGCCCTGCTCGACCGCGACCCGCTGCTGATGAAGGAGTACCTCGACCGCCACGTCCCCGAGGCCGGCGAGCCCGACCTGCGCGACTTCGCCTGGTGGTTCCTCAAGACGCAGGGGGAGATGCCCTTCGACGAGCTGGCCGGCCCCGGCCCCCCGCTCTACTTCATCGCCTTCTCCCCCGACGGCCGGCTCATGGCCACCTGCGGGCAGGACGCCGTGATCCGGCTCTCTGAGCGGCCCGGCGACCGTCTCGTCTCCGAGATCGAGACCGGCCAGGGGGAGGTCAACGGCCTCGCCTTCAGCCCCGACGGCCGCCGCCTCGCCTCCGCCGGCGACGACGGCACCGTCCGGCTCTGGGACCTGGAGACGAGCCGGGAGATCTGGCGGGCCCAGGCCATCGAGGACGGCCTGGCCTTCCAGGTCGCCTTCGCGAGGGGCGGCGAGGTGCTGGCCTCGTGCGGCCAGGAGTCGGTCATCCGCCTCTGGGACGCCGAAACGGGCGCCCCGGTCGGCGAGCTCCGGGGGCCGGAGGCCGACGGGCCGACCCTCGCGGTCGAGGCGATCGCCGTCACGCCCGACGGCCTCCACCTCGCCGCCGCAGGCCCCGGGGATGTGGCCCGGGTCTGGGACCTGGAGTCCCGGTCGGTGGCCCTGGAGCGGGGAGGCGCCGGCCGGCCGACCTGGGTCGCCTTCTCCCCCGACGGCGATCGGGTCGCCGTGGGCCGAAAGAAGGGCGTCCTCGAGGTCGTCGACCGGCGCTCGGGCGCGACGGTCCTCGTCGAGAAGCTCCGGGACGACGTCCAGGCGCTGGCGATGCTCCGGGGGGGCTCCGTCCTCGCCGCCTCCGACCGGGGCGGGATGATCCACCTGTTCCCGCTGCCGGCGCCCGACGGGCCGGGCCCCGGGGCGATCCGCCCCCCGTGGCTGGCCCACGGCGACCGCCTCTACGCCCTGGCCGCCGACCCCGACGGCGACGCCCTGGTCTCCGCCGGCGCCGACGGCCGGGCCCGACGATGGCACCCCCTGGAGCCCGATCGGAGCCGCCGGTGGGCGATCGACCGGGGCGAGTGCGGCGGATTCGCCTTCTCCCCGGGGGGGCGGTCCCTCTGGGTCCTCCGGGGATCGGGGGTCGTCCCGATCGGGCTCGCGCCGGATGGGGAGGCGCGGCCGGTCGAGCTGGGCGATGCGTCCTTCCTCGGCCTCCACGCCGACCGGGGGTGTCGCCGCATCGCCGCCTGCGGGAGGCGAGCCGGGGGGGACGGGCCCCCGCTCGTCGTGGTCTGGGACCGCACGACCGGCTCCTTCCCCTTCCGCTGGGAACCCCGAGGGGGGATCGTGAGCATCCGCTCGGTCGCCATCTCGCCCGACGGCCGCCGCCTGGCGGCCTACGGCAGCCGGGACCGCGCCGTCCCGGTCGGCAGGCGAGTCTCGCTCTCCCTCTTCGACCTCGAGGCCGGGGGACCTCCCCTCGACCTGGGGCTGCCCGGGGCCGACTCGGCCGGCACGATGAGCATGGTCGACTTCGCGCCGGACGGCCGCCTGCTGGCCGCCTCCAGCGGGCACGACATCCTGCTCGTCGACCCGGTGGCCGGCCGGCCGCTCCGGCCGCTCTCCGGGCACTCGGGCACCGTCGGCGCCCTGGCCTTCAGCCCCGACGGCGCGTTGCTCGCCTCGGCGGGGGACGACCGCCGCCTGGTGCTCTGGGAACTGGCCTCGAACCGTCCGGTCTTCTCGACACTCGCCCTGGATTCGCAGGCGTTGGCCCTGGCCTTCAGCCCCGACGGCCGCCTGCTCGCCTCCGTCGGCCGGGACGGGCTGGTGCTGCTCTGGCACGTGCCGACCCGGCAACTGCTGATGGAAATCCCCGCGACGAACCCCCATGGCGGCAACCCCGGCGAGGCCTACGACGCGATCGCCTTCGGCCCCGACGGCCGCCGGCTGGCCGTGCGCGTCCCGGAGGACGTCCTGATCCTCGATTCCTCGACCGCCTCCTCGGCCCCTTGACACGGGGCCGCCGCCGGGGAACCCTACAGGCTCCCCGAGCCCCGATCGCGGGGCCGGCCCTCGCCCGGCATCCCCACGCGACCACCCCTCCCCGCCATGCCGTCGATCGACTCGAAGACCCTGGACGTCCTCTGGCAAGACCCCGACGCCCGCGAGACGGCCCTCCGCCGGGTCGTCGAGGGGCGCCTGGCCGAGGACCCGCCGCCGAGGTCCGACGACCACGTCGTCGCCACCTACTTCTTCGCCTTCCGGACCGAGTCGCTCGACGACGCCGTGCGGGAGATCGCCTACCACGCCACCAGCGGCATCAAGGACCCGCCCCCCGGCTCCCTGCTGGCCGAGTGCACCGCCACCGCCGCCGGGGTCGACCCGTTCGACTCGACCGGGCGGATCGGCCTGCTCCACATCGCCTTCCCCCTGAAGATGATGCTCCAGGGGGACGGCCACCTCACCTCGGTCGACCTGCTGCACACCACCGCCGCGGCCATCATCTTCGACGTCTACGAGAACCAGGACGCCCGGCTCGTCTCGCTCCAGATCCCCGATAAGGTCCTGGCCACCTTCCCCGGCCCGGCCCACGGGCCCTTCGGCCTCCGCAAGCTCACCGGGTTCGACGACGGCCGCCCCGCCTTCGGCACCATCCTCAAGCCGACCGCCGGCGTCACCCCGGACGACGTCGACCGGATCGTCGGCGAGGTCGCCGGCTGCGACCTGCTCATGTTCATCAAGGAGGACGAGGACCTCTATCCCAACCTGCCCTATTCCCCCGTCGCCGACCGCATGACGCGGGCGATGGCGGCGATCGAGCGGATCAGGGACGAGCGGGGCGGGCTGGGGCTGGTCTACGCGCCCCACGTCACCGGGGCGCCGAACGAGATCCTGGAGACGGTGCTCGCCGTGCTGGAGGCCGGGGCCAACGGCGTCATGTTCAGCGAGACCTTCGCCGGGGGCGCCGTGCGGATGGTCCGGGAGGCGACCAGGCACCTGTCGCACCCGCCGGCCATCTACGGCCACAACGCCGGGATCGGCACCCGGACCCGGGCCATCTGGCGAGAGGTGATCGACCTGCTCGCCCGGCTCGACGGCATCGACTTCCGACAGACCGCACCGGTCAAGCCCGGGACCCCCTTCCTCCGCCCCTACGGGGCCGAGTGGCTCGCCTCCGAGGTCGCCCTCTCCCGTCCCCTGCCCGGCGGGCTGAACCCGACGATGATCGCCCGGGCCGGCGCCCTGGACCAGGGCAACGTCATCCTCAACCTCCAGGACGCCGAGGCGCGGGGCCTGACCGACCACATCCTCTTCCTGGCCGGCTCGGCGATCAACTCCATCAAGGACGACTCCGGCACGTACGAGCCCCGCCTCGGCGCCGAGGCGATGCGGGAGGCGCTGGAGGTCCACCGCTCCGGCTCCATGGCCGGCGTGCCGATGGAGAAGCACCTCGACGAGCTGGTCGCCCTGGCCGACCGCCGGAAGCTCGCCGCCCTGCGCCGGGCCCTATCCCAGCGCTACCCCGACCGCGCCGGCTGATCCCGGCCCGCCCGCCGTCGTCGCCGTCAGGCCGACTGGAGCGACCGGGCCGGCTCCCCGGGGGCCCCGGCCCGTCGGGCCGGCCGCTTCCGCCGCCGGTTCCACCAGAGGACCGCGCCGGTCGCCGCCAGCGGGATCGGGCCCAGGCAGGCGGCCAGGTAGAGCAGCCTCGTCGCCGGCCCGCCGAAGGTACCGAAGTGCAGCGGGAGGATCCATCGCAGGACGCGATCGCCCCGGGACATCGACCTGGGCCCCTCCTCGAACAGGATTTCCCCGGTGTATGGGTCGATCTCCAGCCGGGCCTCGTTGACCCGGACCTCGTGCTCTCCCGGAGGGTCGAGGAAGACGCGATAGGGCCGGTCGGGGCCGGCGGGCGGGTAGAACCGCCGGGGCTCGAAGCCCGGGTGCCGGGCCATCGCGACGGCCAGGGCCCGGTCGGGCGAGATCATCGACGCCCCGGCCGACGGCGGGCGGACGTTCAGGTCTGGCCTCGTCGTCGGGCCCGACCACGTCAGCAGGTAGATTATCGGCGCGACGACCGCCCAGAAGGCGATCGTCGCCCCGGTCAGACCCATCAGCAGCAGCGGCAGGACGAAGGCCAGGCCCGAGGCCCGGTGCAGGTCGAAGTTCGCCCGCTTCCACCCGACGTCCAGCTTCACCAGGAAATACGACGCCCGCCACCGGCCGACCGGCCACCAGAGCCTCAGGCCCGAGCCGCAGAGCAGCACCAGCGCCCCGGCCGACAGCCCGGTGACCCACCGTCCGGCCTCCCCGGCGACCAGCTCGACGTGGATCCTCGTGAGCACGGCCACCGGGTCCCGACCGACCGGGGTCACCCGACGCACCCCGGCCGTCGAGGGGTCCAGGGCGACCCGGTAGCCCGGCGTCTCGGCGATCAACAAATGCCCCGGGACCGCCGGGTAGTGCAGCCGGCTGACGGATTCCCCCTCGGGCAGCGCGGCCTCGACCGCCGAGAGGAGCGCCGAGGGGGGCAGGAGCCCCCCTCCCGCCGCCGCCGCCGGGCCGTCCCCGGAGAGGATCCGCCGCGTCTGCTCCGGGAAGGCGAGCAGCGCCCCGGTCGTCGCCACGACGATCAGCGGCAGGCTCGCGGCCAGGGCGAGCCAGCGATGCAGGGCGCGGAACCGGGACTTCCAGGGCGTGCGCATCGGGGCCTCAGCGGAGGTCGAAGGTCGGCAGCACCGTGGCGGAGCCGTCCCCGTCGGCGACGATCTCGGCCTCCAGGCCGGACCGAGACGGGTCGGCGTACCGGCCACGGAGGAGGTCCGGCGCCGGCTCCCCCAAAGCGACCGCCTCGCGCTGCTCGGGGGTCTTCGGGACGAAGCCCGGGTCGGGCCGGGTGACCGAGACCCGGTAGCGGCCGGCGGGGGCGCCGTCCCCCGCCTCGTAGGTCGTCAGCGCGAACGCGCCGGAGGCGTCGGCCGTGCTGTGGGGGAATAGACCGGCGGCGGCGACCCCGGGGTCGGCCGGGTGGAGCATCACCCGGGCCCCCTCGGCCGGCTCCCCCCGGACGAGCACCGACCCTCCGGCCGGGAACACCGCCAGCCGGCCGGCCCCAGGTCCCTCCCCGCAGCCGGCGAGCAGCATCGCGGCGAGCAGCCCGATCCCGGCGCACCGGCTCCGATCAGAAGGCATCGACGACCTCGCCCCCCTTGGGGGAGCCGAAGGCTCGGAAGACGTCGGGGTTCATCGTCTCCTTCAGGAAACGGACCGAGCCGTCGGCGAAGCCGAAGTTCGCGCCGCCGGGGTGGAAGCCCATCGGCTGGAACTCGTTGGAGCAGTTCATTACGCAGGGGCCGGGGATCATCCGGCCGTCGGCGGTGAAGGTGTTCAGGGCCAGGCCGTTGTTGCCGGCCCAGGGGCCGTACCAGTTGAAGTCGGGAGGGGCCGACGGCTGGGCGATGCCCCGGAGGTAGTGCGTCGGCTTGCCCCCCATCTCGATGACCCAGAAGGTGTTGGACAGCCCGTCCCGGATCTGCTCGAAGCTCGGGTCCGGCAGGCCGAAGACGCCGATCAGCGGCTGCCCGGCGGCGTTGCGGACGTTGCGGACGGCGTAGTAGTCCGTGGCCGCCGCCCGGCCGCCGGGGGTCTGCACGGCCCCCCAGATGTTGATCATCTCCAGCGACCGGTTCCCCTCCGGGACCGACGGGCAGACGTAGGCGGCCACCTGCGTGGTCACGGCGGTCTGATTGCCCGGGCCGTCGTAGCCGACGTCGTAATTGTACAGGCCCTCCAGGTTCACCTGCTCGACGTAGGGCATGATCATCGTGTGCACGCCGTTGACCGTGTACTGGTCAGGGGCGTACTCGAAGACGATCCGGCCCGGGGGCACGGCCCTCAGGGCGCTCTCGTAGTTGTGCAGCGCCAGGCCGATCTGCTTCAGGTTGTTGGTGCACTGCATCCGCCGGGCGGCCTCGCGGGCACTCTGCACGGCGGGCAGGAGCAGCGCGATGAGCACGCCGATGATCGCGATGACCACGAGCAATTCGATCAGCGTGAAGCCGGGGCGCCGGTCGGGCATCGGTCGCGGAAACTTCGGGGAGGTCCTGGTCATGGCGGGGTCGTCCGGTGCGGGCGGGTCGGGGCGGAGATCGGGATCGAATCCTGCTCGCTATTGAGACTCAATTTCATCCGCGGCGAGTCTAGTCGCATCGGCCCGCCATTTCAAGGGGGCTGGATTCCACCCGCGGGGTGGGGCCGGCCGGCCTCGAACATCGGGGGCGGAGTGACTACACTGGGGGGCCCGAGGCCCGGCCCCCGGCCGGGCCTCCCTGATTGACGATCGAGGGATCGCACCACGCCCGGCCCGGGCGGGGTCCCCTCGGGCCGGAGGGCCCGGGGATGGCCCCCGGCGGGGGCGGGACAGGCCCAAGGGATGAACGACCCCACCATGAGCACCACACCCCGGTTGATCGCCACCATGATCTTCGCCATGTTCGCCTCCGGGACGGCCTTCGGCCAGGACGAGTCGAAGGACGCCAACGCCAACCCCCGGGTCGTCCTCGAGACGAACAAGGGCCCGATCACCGTCGAGCTCTACCAGGACAAGGCCCCCAAGACGGTCGAGAACTACCTGCAGTACGTCGACTCCGGCCACTACGACAACACGGTCTTCCACCGGGTGATCGGCCCCAACCCCCAGCAGCCCCAGGGGTTCATGATCCAGGGGGGCGGCTTCTCGGCCGGCCAGCCGATCCAGGAAAAGCCGACGAGGGACCAGATCCTCAACGAGGCCGACAACGGCCTGAAGAACGAGCGGGGGACCCTGGCGATGGCCCGGACCTCGGACCCGCACTCGGCCTCGGCCCAGTTCTTCATCAACCTCGGGGACAACGAGTTCCTCAATCACACCAACAAGACCACCCGGGGCTGGGGCTACGCCGTCTTCGGCAAGGTGGTCGACGGCATGGAGGTGGTCGACCAGATCGCCCGGGTGCAGACGGGCCGGGCCCCGGCCAAGGTCACCGGCGGCCAGACGGCCCCCTTCGACGACGTGCCGGTCGAGCCGGTCGTCATCCAGTCGGCCCGGCGCGCCGGCCCCTGACCGGCCCCCTGGGCCGCCCGCCCCTCGGGCGACGATCGACGGGGGTGACGGCTTCGGCCGTCGCCCCCGCCCCGCCCTCCCGTCCCGGGGGCGTGACCCCCGGACTCGGCCCGGTGCGCCCCCGGTGCGCCGGGTCGATTCGGCGATTGTTCTTTTGTGGGCCTGGTTTGCGGCAATCCGATTGGGTTCGCTCCGCGTCGAGCCCCCCGAGGCGTTGGGTTCGTTTTGGCGCGGTCGGTTGCGTCGGAGCCCGGGAAGCCGGGGGGAGCGCCGGGGTCGGACCGGGAGACGGCCCGGTGCGCCGGATGGCGGCGCCCGGTGCGCCGTCGGTGCGCCCCCGGTGCGCCGGACCGTCCTGGTGAATTGTCTTTGTCGTGGAACGATTTACGCCGATTCGATTGGGTTCGCTCCGTCGGCACGACCGGGGCGTTGGGTTCGTTTCGCGCGGGCATTCCCTCGGGGGACGGGGGACGGGATCGCCTCGGGGATCGCCGGGGGGCGTCCCGTCCCCGGCCCGGCACTCGGGACCGATGACGAGGGGGCGGTGACGCCCCGACGGCCCCGGCCTGGCGCGTCAGTGCGCCTGCGGTGCGCCCGAGGTGCGCCGGTCGGTGCGCCCGAGGTGGGAGGGGGTCGATCGGTCATTCCCCAGCCCGATTCAGGGGTTGCGCCGATCCGGTCGGGGCCGTCCCGGCGGACGCGCCCGGGGCGTTGGGTTCGTTCTTGCGCGGGGGTGTCGCGCCGGATCGGGGAGGCCCGGGGGCTGGGTCGGTTCGGATTGCCAAGGAGTCGAGTCGTCGGGGCCGGGCGGTCGAGGGCCGGGCCGGGCGCGTCGGGGAGGGAGGGCCCCTGACCATAAGATCGTGAGATCGTCGCTCGGCAGTCACACGAAATGGGACGGGGGAAGGCCGGGAGGGCGTGGGCTCCGCTCGAAGGGAAGCGGGACGGACCGGGATCGCCGCCTCCGGCGACGGCGGGGTTCGGCTTGACGGCCGGGGCGGCCCGATTACGATGCCGCGACCCCGGGAGCAGGGTGCCGCGCATGCATCGCCGGATCTCGGCGAACGGTCGGCCCGATCCCGTCGGCCCGGAGTCGGCAAATGCCCCGAACCGCCCCGATCGGCCATCGGTCCCCGGCCCTCGCCCTCGCCGGCGTGGTCGCCCTCTCCCTGGCGGCGAGCCCCGCCTCGGCCAGCGCGATCCGCTACGAGTTGCTCCCGGCCTCGGCCCGCCCGTACCACGACCGGTCCCTCAACGCCAGGGGCCAGTGGCTCGAGGTGGATGCTTACGCGGTCTGGGAGCCGGAGGCCCCGACCAGCCATGCGCGTTCCTACCTCATGAGCAGGGACCTGCTCATTGAGGGCCGAGATGAGGGCCGACGGGACCTCGGCGTCCTCTACGGCGGCAGCACCGT carries:
- a CDS encoding carboxypeptidase-like regulatory domain-containing protein; the encoded protein is MPSDRSRCAGIGLLAAMLLAGCGEGPGAGRLAVFPAGGSVLVRGEPAEGARVMLHPADPGVAAAGLFPHSTADASGAFALTTYEAGDGAPAGRYRVSVTRPDPGFVPKTPEQREAVALGEPAPDLLRGRYADPSRSGLEAEIVADGDGSATVLPTFDLR
- a CDS encoding DUF1559 family PulG-like putative transporter, which codes for MPDRRPGFTLIELLVVIAIIGVLIALLLPAVQSAREAARRMQCTNNLKQIGLALHNYESALRAVPPGRIVFEYAPDQYTVNGVHTMIMPYVEQVNLEGLYNYDVGYDGPGNQTAVTTQVAAYVCPSVPEGNRSLEMINIWGAVQTPGGRAAATDYYAVRNVRNAAGQPLIGVFGLPDPSFEQIRDGLSNTFWVIEMGGKPTHYLRGIAQPSAPPDFNWYGPWAGNNGLALNTFTADGRMIPGPCVMNCSNEFQPMGFHPGGANFGFADGSVRFLKETMNPDVFRAFGSPKGGEVVDAF
- a CDS encoding peptidylprolyl isomerase, with the protein product MSTTPRLIATMIFAMFASGTAFGQDESKDANANPRVVLETNKGPITVELYQDKAPKTVENYLQYVDSGHYDNTVFHRVIGPNPQQPQGFMIQGGGFSAGQPIQEKPTRDQILNEADNGLKNERGTLAMARTSDPHSASAQFFINLGDNEFLNHTNKTTRGWGYAVFGKVVDGMEVVDQIARVQTGRAPAKVTGGQTAPFDDVPVEPVVIQSARRAGP
- a CDS encoding PepSY-associated TM helix domain-containing protein; protein product: MRTPWKSRFRALHRWLALAASLPLIVVATTGALLAFPEQTRRILSGDGPAAAAGGGLLPPSALLSAVEAALPEGESVSRLHYPAVPGHLLIAETPGYRVALDPSTAGVRRVTPVGRDPVAVLTRIHVELVAGEAGRWVTGLSAGALVLLCGSGLRLWWPVGRWRASYFLVKLDVGWKRANFDLHRASGLAFVLPLLLMGLTGATIAFWAVVAPIIYLLTWSGPTTRPDLNVRPPSAGASMISPDRALAVAMARHPGFEPRRFYPPAGPDRPYRVFLDPPGEHEVRVNEARLEIDPYTGEILFEEGPRSMSRGDRVLRWILPLHFGTFGGPATRLLYLAACLGPIPLAATGAVLWWNRRRKRPARRAGAPGEPARSLQSA